A portion of the Mycobacterium paraseoulense genome contains these proteins:
- a CDS encoding haloacid dehalogenase type II has protein sequence MRVPSVLVFDVNETLVDIESLAPLFTELFGDQRVLREWFAQLVMYSMSATLADSYVDFSTLAQGVFRMVGDIHGVAVSDDDAHRLKTGLLTMPAHPDAAEGLARLRDNGFRLVTLTNSPPNPDGPTALQSSGLAEFFEHQLSVDACHAFKPAPAVYRYACETVGVAPADCMMVAAHVWDTLGAQKVGFGAALITRPGNPPLPVDALPQPNLVASDLRQLAATLIAN, from the coding sequence ATGCGCGTACCGTCAGTCCTGGTTTTCGACGTCAACGAAACGTTGGTCGACATCGAGTCACTCGCACCGCTTTTCACCGAACTGTTCGGCGATCAGCGGGTGCTCCGCGAGTGGTTCGCCCAGCTGGTCATGTACTCGATGTCCGCGACATTGGCGGACAGTTACGTGGACTTCTCCACCCTGGCCCAAGGCGTGTTTCGCATGGTTGGCGATATCCACGGCGTGGCCGTCTCCGACGATGACGCGCACCGCCTGAAGACCGGCCTGCTCACCATGCCGGCACACCCGGACGCGGCTGAAGGGCTCGCGCGCTTGCGGGACAACGGCTTTCGCCTTGTGACCCTTACCAATTCGCCGCCCAACCCGGACGGCCCGACGGCGCTGCAGAGTTCCGGGCTGGCCGAATTCTTCGAACACCAATTGAGCGTCGACGCCTGCCACGCCTTCAAGCCCGCGCCCGCCGTGTACCGATACGCGTGCGAGACGGTCGGGGTGGCACCGGCCGACTGCATGATGGTGGCCGCACACGTGTGGGACACCCTCGGCGCCCAAAAGGTCGGCTTCGGCGCTGCGCTCATTACCCGACCCGGCAATCCGCCGCTGCCCGTCGACGCGCTGCCCCAACCGAATCTGGTAGCGAGCGACCTGCGCCAGCTGGCCGCGACGCTCATCGCCAACTGA
- a CDS encoding DUF427 domain-containing protein has product MGLAWQQGPLATGSAGRFLTEQPLPRRLLYAEPLRRRMRVQFADRWIADSENVVLLHEPGRYPVAYFPLGDIEADIVLAEDRVTEHQDLGDTQWFTIKVAEREASHAAWRHTCLPPYASDLDGRLAFAWRAMDAFYEEDERIVGHAADAYHRIDIRSTARHLIVRAGDSVIADTQHPLALYESGFAPRWYVPREDIDESALEIIETQTFCPYKGICSYYDIGDRKRAAWSYLSAWREVRRVANWVSFEPDKIDVYLDDEQLELEPGQTVIPHGIDRGLDTDEVLGKTPTAGIP; this is encoded by the coding sequence ATGGGGCTGGCATGGCAGCAAGGTCCGCTTGCGACCGGATCAGCGGGACGATTCCTGACCGAGCAGCCGTTACCACGACGACTGCTGTACGCCGAGCCGCTGCGAAGGCGAATGCGAGTGCAATTCGCGGACAGGTGGATCGCTGACAGCGAGAACGTGGTTCTGTTGCACGAGCCGGGTCGCTATCCGGTCGCCTACTTCCCGCTCGGCGACATCGAGGCAGACATCGTGTTGGCCGAGGATCGCGTCACAGAGCATCAGGACCTTGGTGACACGCAGTGGTTCACCATCAAGGTCGCGGAGCGGGAGGCCAGCCACGCGGCTTGGCGGCATACCTGTCTGCCGCCCTATGCATCGGACCTCGACGGGCGTCTCGCGTTTGCCTGGCGCGCCATGGACGCCTTTTACGAAGAGGACGAGCGCATCGTCGGGCATGCCGCGGACGCCTATCATCGCATCGACATCCGTTCCACAGCACGGCATCTGATTGTTCGTGCTGGTGACAGTGTGATCGCCGATACCCAGCACCCGCTGGCGCTTTATGAGTCAGGATTTGCGCCACGCTGGTATGTGCCCCGCGAGGACATTGACGAGTCCGCTCTCGAAATAATTGAGACGCAAACCTTTTGCCCCTACAAAGGAATCTGCTCCTATTACGATATCGGCGACCGGAAACGCGCGGCGTGGTCCTACCTCAGCGCATGGCGCGAGGTGAGGCGGGTGGCCAACTGGGTTTCCTTCGAACCGGATAAGATTGATGTCTACCTCGACGACGAACAGCTTGAACTCGAGCCAGGCCAGACCGTCATTCCCCACGGCATCGACCGCGGACTGGACACAGATGAGGTCTTAGGGAAGACACCAACCGCGGGGATCCCATGA
- a CDS encoding VOC family protein: MTVSLEVVVVPVTDPDRSLRFYRDQVGFKLDVEYAPSSEFRVIQLTPEGSGTSIQFGINRTDAPPGSLQGLYLVVRDIEGYRAELVGRGVTVSDIRHKDTRGGWRGGFLPGPASGRTDYASLADFRDPDGNAWVSQERNHQRA, encoded by the coding sequence ATGACGGTTTCCCTCGAAGTTGTCGTCGTGCCCGTCACGGATCCCGATCGCTCGCTGCGGTTTTACCGTGACCAGGTTGGCTTCAAGCTCGACGTCGAGTACGCGCCATCCTCCGAATTCCGGGTCATCCAGTTGACACCCGAAGGGTCGGGTACCTCGATTCAATTCGGCATCAATCGAACCGACGCGCCGCCGGGCTCGCTGCAAGGTCTCTACCTGGTCGTTCGCGACATCGAAGGCTACCGCGCGGAGCTTGTGGGACGCGGGGTAACGGTCAGCGACATCCGGCATAAGGACACGCGCGGTGGCTGGCGCGGCGGGTTTCTTCCTGGCCCAGCTAGCGGCCGCACTGACTATGCGAGCCTTGCGGATTTCCGCGATCCCGACGGTAATGCGTGGGTGTCGCAGGAACGAAACCATCAACGAGCCTGA
- a CDS encoding TMEM175 family protein, with amino-acid sequence MGAFSDGVFAVLITILVLELKPPTAHSFSALIPLWPTGLSYVVSYLFIAIVWVNHHHLFGYAELATPRLVWSNFAHLFSVSLIPITTEWIADSRFAAAPVASYAFVFVLVNITYLALCWEVVDRPAPEEVTDRMRRLLRMRSFITIGVFTTAGVAALWWPFVGMALICLCLIGYLRPDAPTLKKDKP; translated from the coding sequence GTGGGAGCGTTCTCCGACGGTGTGTTCGCGGTGCTCATCACGATCTTGGTGCTGGAGCTCAAGCCTCCGACCGCCCACAGCTTCAGCGCCCTAATCCCGCTATGGCCCACCGGCCTGAGCTATGTGGTCAGCTATTTGTTCATCGCGATCGTATGGGTCAACCATCATCACCTGTTCGGCTATGCGGAGCTGGCGACGCCGCGACTGGTGTGGTCGAACTTCGCGCATTTGTTCTCGGTCTCGCTCATCCCGATAACCACCGAGTGGATCGCCGACAGTAGGTTCGCCGCCGCCCCCGTGGCCTCATATGCGTTCGTGTTCGTGCTCGTAAACATCACCTATCTCGCACTGTGCTGGGAAGTGGTCGACCGGCCCGCTCCTGAAGAAGTCACGGATCGAATGCGCAGGTTGTTGCGGATGAGGTCATTCATCACGATCGGCGTCTTCACAACGGCCGGCGTGGCCGCGCTTTGGTGGCCCTTTGTGGGGATGGCTTTGATTTGTTTGTGTTTGATCGGGTATCTCCGGCCGGATGCTCCAACTCTGAAGAAGGACAAGCCGTGA
- a CDS encoding zinc-binding dehydrogenase: MSTTEAPQLPTAPAVVRERPGGETMRAVILRGFGGVDRLVHADIPKPLPRHGEVVIEVKAFGVNHAELHMRRGEWAEAAEISGIECVGIVDSCPGGEFPVGAKVAALMGGLGRTINGSYAQYTRVRAANVAAMESELPWAQLAALPETYAVAWTCLFRNLGLKSGQTLVLRGATSSLGQAALKMAVAAGARVIATARSHGRFPMLVELGASRVELERRDLADHLPEAKQVDAVLDLVGNSTILDSLDMLRRDGTACLAGWLGGLDPIGNFNPLLHMPSGVNWNFFGSFVFGTLGFPLSDVPLQAIARQVADGTLEAKPSRVFAFDEIREAHRVMEAGEAGGKMVVVLQ, translated from the coding sequence GTGTCGACCACCGAAGCGCCCCAGCTACCCACCGCGCCCGCGGTCGTGCGCGAGCGGCCCGGCGGCGAAACCATGCGGGCTGTGATCCTCCGGGGGTTCGGCGGCGTGGACAGGCTCGTCCACGCCGACATTCCGAAGCCGCTGCCCAGGCACGGCGAAGTGGTCATCGAAGTCAAGGCGTTCGGCGTCAATCACGCCGAGCTGCACATGCGTCGCGGGGAATGGGCCGAAGCCGCGGAGATCAGCGGCATCGAATGCGTCGGCATCGTCGACTCGTGTCCGGGCGGCGAATTCCCCGTGGGCGCCAAGGTGGCCGCGTTGATGGGCGGTCTTGGCCGTACCATCAACGGCAGCTACGCGCAGTACACCCGCGTGCGCGCGGCGAACGTCGCCGCCATGGAATCCGAGCTGCCCTGGGCACAGTTGGCCGCGCTGCCCGAAACCTACGCGGTCGCGTGGACATGTCTCTTCCGCAACCTCGGCCTGAAGTCGGGACAGACGCTGGTCCTGCGCGGTGCGACCTCGTCCCTCGGGCAGGCCGCGCTCAAGATGGCCGTCGCCGCCGGCGCGCGCGTCATTGCCACCGCGCGAAGCCACGGCCGGTTTCCCATGCTCGTGGAGCTGGGCGCATCACGCGTCGAATTGGAAAGGCGCGACCTGGCCGACCATCTCCCGGAGGCCAAGCAGGTCGATGCCGTCCTGGACTTGGTCGGAAACAGCACCATCCTGGACTCCCTCGACATGCTGCGCCGCGACGGAACGGCCTGCCTGGCGGGGTGGCTGGGCGGGCTCGACCCGATCGGGAATTTCAATCCGCTGTTGCACATGCCAAGCGGGGTCAACTGGAACTTCTTCGGCAGCTTCGTGTTTGGGACCCTCGGCTTTCCGCTCTCGGATGTCCCCCTGCAAGCCATCGCACGCCAGGTCGCCGACGGCACGTTGGAAGCCAAGCCGTCCCGCGTCTTCGCCTTCGACGAGATCCGCGAGGCGCACCGCGTGATGGAAGCGGGAGAGGCCGGCGGCAAGATGGTCGTCGTTCTGCAATAG